One stretch of Streptomyces hygroscopicus DNA includes these proteins:
- a CDS encoding ABC transporter substrate-binding protein, which translates to MSARSALPVIAVAAVSALLAGCTSTKSSGSGGGDISLVNSGKLTTCTHLPYPPFQSKQGKKIVGFDVDMVDLVASALDVQQEIVDTPFEGIQSGEDLNTNQCDVAAAGMTITDVREKNLDFSAPYFEATQALLTTKGKPYKTLADLKGKKLAVQQGTTGESYAQKHAKGVKLVQFEDLALLLTAVKTGQTDAGINDNGVLYDYVKDNADTTVTAEFDTGEQYGIAVRTGNDALRKKIDAVLKDARADGSYDRIYKKWFGTAPKK; encoded by the coding sequence GTGTCCGCTCGCTCCGCGTTGCCCGTCATAGCCGTCGCCGCCGTATCCGCCCTCCTGGCCGGGTGCACCAGCACCAAGTCGTCGGGGTCCGGCGGCGGCGACATCAGCCTGGTGAATTCCGGGAAGCTCACAACCTGCACACATCTGCCCTATCCGCCCTTCCAGTCCAAGCAGGGCAAGAAGATCGTCGGCTTCGATGTGGACATGGTCGACCTCGTGGCCTCCGCGCTCGATGTGCAGCAGGAGATCGTGGACACGCCCTTCGAGGGCATCCAGTCCGGGGAGGACCTCAACACCAACCAGTGCGACGTGGCCGCCGCCGGGATGACCATCACCGACGTACGCGAGAAGAACCTGGACTTCTCCGCCCCGTACTTCGAGGCCACGCAGGCGCTGCTCACCACCAAGGGCAAGCCCTACAAGACCCTCGCCGACCTCAAGGGCAAGAAGCTCGCGGTCCAGCAGGGGACCACCGGCGAGAGTTACGCCCAGAAGCACGCCAAGGGCGTCAAGCTGGTCCAGTTCGAGGATCTCGCGCTGCTGCTGACCGCCGTCAAGACCGGGCAGACCGACGCCGGCATCAACGACAACGGTGTGCTCTACGACTACGTCAAGGACAACGCCGACACCACGGTGACGGCCGAGTTCGACACCGGCGAGCAGTACGGCATCGCCGTGCGGACCGGCAATGACGCGCTGCGCAAGAAGATCGACGCGGTGCTGAAGGACGCCCGGGCGGACGGCTCCTACGACCGCATCTACAAGAAGTGGTTCGGCACCGCGCCCAAGAAGTGA
- a CDS encoding regulatory protein yields the protein MGLLTIGAFARASRLSPKALRLYDELGLLPPARVDPHSGYRRYDPAQLERARLVAWLRRLGMPLAEIRAVYELEPEAAAREVRAYWARVEADTAARRDLAAFLVDHLSGRDTTMSSDHTTLGIRYAVLSDTGSVRESNDDAGYAGPRLLAVADGFGGGRHAGEAAIEALKPLDAGVPGGELLSALEEAAHRARESVSALAASDPALRDVGTTLTAMVWSGSRLGLVHIGDSRAYLLRDGELFQITHDHTVVQSLIDEGRITLEEAASHPQRALLLRAVGGGSAFEPDFALRDARAEDRYLLCSDGLTGVVPAGEIRRVLASEDDPGTAVRQLVALANRAGGPDNVTCVVAHVAERRMLTSA from the coding sequence ATGGGGCTGCTGACCATCGGTGCGTTCGCGAGGGCGTCGCGGCTGTCCCCCAAGGCGCTGCGCCTGTACGACGAGCTCGGGCTGCTGCCGCCCGCCCGCGTCGATCCGCACTCCGGCTACCGCCGCTACGATCCGGCACAGCTGGAGCGGGCCCGTCTGGTGGCGTGGCTGAGGCGGCTCGGCATGCCGCTCGCCGAGATCCGGGCGGTGTACGAGCTGGAGCCGGAGGCCGCCGCGCGGGAGGTGCGCGCGTACTGGGCGCGGGTCGAGGCCGACACCGCGGCCAGGAGGGACCTGGCCGCCTTCCTCGTCGACCATCTGTCCGGGAGGGACACCACGATGTCTTCCGACCACACCACCCTGGGGATCCGCTACGCCGTGCTCTCCGACACCGGCTCGGTCCGGGAGAGCAATGACGACGCCGGGTACGCCGGTCCGCGCCTGCTGGCCGTGGCCGACGGATTCGGGGGCGGACGGCACGCCGGCGAGGCGGCGATCGAGGCGCTCAAACCGCTGGACGCGGGTGTTCCGGGCGGGGAGTTGCTGAGCGCTCTGGAGGAGGCGGCGCACCGGGCCCGGGAGTCGGTCTCGGCGCTCGCCGCGTCCGACCCCGCGCTGCGGGATGTCGGCACGACGCTCACCGCGATGGTGTGGTCGGGCTCCCGGCTGGGCTTGGTCCATATCGGCGACTCGCGCGCCTATCTGCTGCGCGACGGTGAGCTGTTCCAGATCACCCATGACCACACCGTGGTCCAGTCGCTGATCGACGAGGGGCGGATCACTCTCGAGGAGGCCGCCTCGCACCCCCAGCGGGCGCTGCTGCTGCGCGCCGTGGGCGGCGGTTCGGCGTTCGAGCCGGACTTCGCCCTGCGGGACGCCCGCGCCGAGGACCGCTATCTGCTGTGCTCGGACGGGCTGACGGGGGTTGTGCCCGCCGGGGAGATCCGGCGGGTGCTCGCCTCGGAGGACGACCCGGGCACGGCCGTACGGCAGTTGGTCGCCCTCGCCAACCGCGCGGGCGGGCCAGACAATGTCACCTGCGTGGTGGCCCATGTGGCCGAGCGGAGAATGCTGACCTCGGCGTAA